CAGGTGCCGCTGTGCCGCTGCTCGTACGGCCCGTACGCCCGCGCCATGATCCGGGTGTGCAAGGAGGAGTCCTTCCACCAGCGTCAGGGCTACCAGTCGCTGTACGTGCTGGCCCAGGGCACGCCCGAGCAGCGGGCGATGGCGCAGGACGCGGTGGACCGCTGGTGGTATCCGTCGCTGGCGATGTTCGGCCCGCCGGACGCCGACTCCACCCACTCCGCGCAGTCCATGGCGTGGAAGGTCAAGCGCTTCTCCAACGACGAGCTGCGCCAGCGCTTCGTCGACATGTGCGTGCCGCAGGCCGAGATCCTCGGCCTCACCCTGCCCGACCCCGACCTGCGGTGGAACGAGCAGCGGGGCCACTACGACTACACCTCGCCCGACTTCGACGAGCTGATGCGGGTGGTCAAGGGCGACGGGCCCTGCAACCGCCAGCGCATGGCGCACCGCAGGCGGGCCCACGAGGAAGGCGCCTGGGTGCGCGAGGCCGCCGCGGCGTACGCGGCGAAGCAGAACGGAAAGGTGACGGCGTGAGCGAGCGCAGCGAGCGAACCATGAGCGCGGGAACCCACGCCGACGACGAGCGAAGCGAGGAGCTGGCGTGAGTAACGAGCCTCTGTGGGAGGTGTTCGTCCGGCCCCGGCGCGGGCTGGCGCACACGCACGCCGGCAGCCTGCACGCACCGGACGCGGGCATGGCCCTGCGGCACGCGCGTGACCTCTAT
The Catellatospora sp. IY07-71 DNA segment above includes these coding regions:
- the paaA gene encoding 1,2-phenylacetyl-CoA epoxidase subunit PaaA encodes the protein METPKPAVAGADSLLGEVEEAEAALREAADRALDGEASFDAVIAADQKIEPRDAMPDAYRSGLIRQIAQHAHSEIIGMQPEGNWISRAPTLRRKAILLAKVQDEAGHGLYLYAAAETLGISREELTDALISGKQKYSSIFNYPTLSWADVGAIGWLVDGAAIVNQVPLCRCSYGPYARAMIRVCKEESFHQRQGYQSLYVLAQGTPEQRAMAQDAVDRWWYPSLAMFGPPDADSTHSAQSMAWKVKRFSNDELRQRFVDMCVPQAEILGLTLPDPDLRWNEQRGHYDYTSPDFDELMRVVKGDGPCNRQRMAHRRRAHEEGAWVREAAAAYAAKQNGKVTA